A section of the Solitalea canadensis DSM 3403 genome encodes:
- the cysC gene encoding adenylyl-sulfate kinase → MIIIQLTGLSGSGKTTIATLTKAQLTSLGIKTEIIDGDTYRETLCKDLGFSEEDRKENIRRLGNVAYTFAKQGIVSIISAISPFESSRQELTTNYGAKIVWINCPLALLIERDTKGLYRKALLPQGNPERIENFTGISQQYDTPTKPDLVITTDSEPKEESASRLTSYILKELNLFNYPNVPLSKELSL, encoded by the coding sequence ATGATAATTATTCAGCTTACCGGACTTTCGGGATCAGGCAAAACTACTATTGCCACTTTAACAAAAGCTCAACTCACCTCGTTAGGTATAAAAACTGAAATTATTGATGGTGATACTTACCGGGAAACCTTGTGCAAAGATTTAGGGTTTTCAGAAGAAGACCGTAAAGAAAATATAAGAAGATTAGGGAACGTTGCTTATACGTTTGCCAAACAAGGGATTGTAAGTATTATTTCTGCTATTTCTCCTTTTGAAAGTAGCAGGCAGGAGTTAACCACCAACTATGGAGCCAAAATCGTTTGGATTAATTGTCCATTAGCATTATTGATTGAAAGAGACACAAAAGGCTTATATCGTAAGGCGTTACTACCACAAGGTAATCCGGAAAGAATTGAAAATTTCACAGGCATTAGTCAACAATACGACACACCCACAAAACCGGATCTGGTAATAACAACTGATTCCGAACCTAAAGAGGAATCTGCATCACGATTAACCAGCTATATTCTTAAAGAACTAAATTTGTTTAATTACCCAAATGTTCCTCTTTCAAAGGAGCTGTCATTATAA